In the Opitutia bacterium genome, one interval contains:
- a CDS encoding MFS transporter has translation MSTPGQKLSFLEKAGYSAGDAAANFVFMTMVLFQLNFYTDVFGLSANAAAAILLWPRLWDAVFDPIMGVLADRTNTRWGKFRPWVLWTAGPWAIVMVLAYTTPVGWSTGMMIAYAGITNTILMTLYSMNNMPYSALGGVMTGDLNERTKLNSYRFVSVNIAQFIVGGFTLPLVAKFAEGHDRQHGWQVTMTIWAVLCLVLFVITFLTTHERIKPVSEVKSSPKQDFVDLLKNGPWIALVAYTVFNFGMLAYRGGAHYNFYHHYADKAAMFDFVEKLGLTTPELARGAGLLDFLGYIVHGTRETAATSNVADVFNSIVNMTGTATTIVFIILSAGLSARFGKKAVIFAGFGLAALNSFAYYLLSPTNTWGMLALAVIGSIVYAPTIAVAWAMYADAADYSEWQTGRRFTGMVFATIGFSLKAGLALGSAAFLWIMAGAFGYDTKLPSAANAVHGYFVSSSLIVGLLFAGGAISIAFCKLNKSLTLQMADELADRRAKAGLST, from the coding sequence ATGAGCACCCCTGGTCAAAAGCTCTCGTTCCTCGAGAAAGCTGGCTACAGCGCCGGCGACGCCGCCGCGAACTTCGTCTTCATGACGATGGTTCTGTTCCAGCTGAACTTCTACACCGACGTCTTCGGCCTCTCCGCCAACGCCGCCGCCGCCATCCTGCTCTGGCCGCGCCTCTGGGACGCCGTGTTCGACCCGATCATGGGCGTGCTTGCCGACCGCACGAACACTCGCTGGGGCAAATTCCGCCCGTGGGTCCTCTGGACCGCCGGGCCGTGGGCCATCGTCATGGTCCTCGCCTACACCACGCCCGTCGGCTGGAGCACCGGCATGATGATCGCCTACGCCGGCATCACGAACACGATCCTGATGACGCTCTACTCGATGAACAACATGCCCTACTCCGCCCTCGGCGGCGTGATGACGGGCGACCTCAACGAGCGCACCAAGCTCAACTCCTACCGCTTTGTCTCGGTCAACATCGCGCAGTTCATCGTCGGCGGCTTCACACTCCCGCTCGTCGCCAAATTCGCCGAAGGCCACGACCGCCAGCACGGCTGGCAAGTCACGATGACGATCTGGGCCGTCCTCTGCCTCGTCCTCTTCGTCATCACCTTCTTGACGACGCACGAACGCATCAAGCCGGTCAGCGAAGTGAAAAGCTCTCCCAAGCAGGACTTCGTCGACCTCCTGAAAAACGGCCCGTGGATCGCCCTCGTCGCCTACACCGTCTTCAATTTCGGTATGCTCGCCTACCGCGGCGGCGCGCACTACAATTTCTATCACCACTACGCCGACAAGGCCGCGATGTTCGATTTCGTCGAGAAACTCGGCCTCACCACACCGGAGCTCGCGCGCGGCGCCGGCCTGCTCGACTTCCTCGGCTACATCGTCCACGGCACGCGCGAGACCGCGGCCACGTCGAACGTCGCGGACGTGTTCAACAGCATCGTCAACATGACCGGCACCGCGACGACGATCGTGTTCATCATCCTCTCCGCCGGACTCTCCGCGCGCTTCGGCAAGAAGGCCGTCATCTTCGCCGGCTTCGGCTTGGCCGCGCTCAACTCGTTCGCCTACTACCTGCTCTCTCCCACGAACACCTGGGGCATGCTCGCCCTCGCCGTGATCGGCTCGATCGTCTACGCGCCGACCATCGCGGTCGCCTGGGCCATGTATGCCGACGCCGCCGACTACTCCGAATGGCAGACCGGCCGCCGCTTCACCGGCATGGTCTTCGCCACGATCGGCTTCTCCCTCAAGGCCGGCCTCGCGCTCGGCTCCGCCGCGTTCCTCTGGATCATGGCCGGCGCCTTCGGCTACGACACCAAACTCCCGTCCGCCGCCAACGCCGTGCACGGCTACTTCGTTTCCTCGAGCCTCATCGTCGGCCTCCTCTTCGCCGGCGGCGCGATCTCCATCGCCTTCTGCAAGCTGAACAAATCCCTCACGCTCCAGATGGCCGACGAACTCGCCGACCGACGCGCGAAAGCCGGCCTTTCCACCTGA
- a CDS encoding alpha-glucuronidase codes for MKFLRFASFALVIVSAFIARPLHADDGYRLWLRYDRIEDDALRTAYIAQLTHLRLTAACTQANSPILASAKAELETGLQSLLGFAPTIEILTVTGPSPSSSSVPTDGYQIESFRPDTVDITADTEAGVLYGAFAVLREIQLRHSLTNLHLASAPRIERRLLNHWDNLDRTVERGYAGFSLWEWFYLPEIRSPRYRDYARALASVGLNGTVLTNVNANAQILTRPYLEKVAALAGEFRPWGIRVYLTARFSAPIEIGGLKTADPLDPAVAAWWRDKIDEIYKIVPDFGGFVVKANSEGQPGPQDYGRTHADGANLLADALAPHHGILIWRAFVYSATNKDDRVKQAVTEFAPLDGQFRDNAVVQIKNGPLDFFPREPFSPLFGHMPRTRLAVELQITQEYLGHSVQLAYLAPLWKEALDADTYANGPGSTVARIVDGSVKRQHPTVIAGVANTGTDRNWTGHLLAQSNWYAFGRLAWDHTLTSEQIADEWTRLTFGHDADIVATISRLLLGSRETIVNFSMPLGLHHIMAEGHHYGPGPWVADRPRADWTAVYYHRADATGLGVDRTARGTNALGQYAPAWQKRWGDPATCPDNLLLWFHRLPWDFRMKSGRPLWDELCLRYQQGVDEVRAMQRAWDSLRGRIDDERFVHVQQRLARQEKDARDWRDACLLYFQQFSQRPLPAGVEPPAHPLEFYQSITLKHVPGHH; via the coding sequence ATGAAATTCCTGCGCTTCGCGTCGTTCGCTCTCGTCATCGTCTCCGCCTTCATCGCGCGACCGCTCCACGCCGACGACGGCTACCGCCTCTGGTTGCGCTACGACCGCATCGAAGACGACGCGCTGCGCACCGCCTACATCGCACAGCTCACGCACCTCCGGCTCACCGCCGCCTGCACTCAAGCCAACAGCCCCATCCTCGCCTCCGCGAAAGCCGAACTGGAAACCGGCCTGCAAAGCCTCCTCGGATTCGCGCCCACCATCGAAATTCTCACCGTCACCGGTCCGAGCCCCTCGTCCTCATCCGTGCCCACCGACGGCTACCAGATCGAGAGTTTCCGCCCCGACACCGTCGACATCACCGCCGACACGGAAGCCGGCGTCCTCTACGGTGCCTTCGCCGTCCTCCGCGAGATTCAGCTCCGCCACTCGCTCACCAACCTGCACCTCGCCAGCGCCCCGCGCATCGAGCGCCGCTTGCTCAACCACTGGGACAACCTCGACCGCACCGTCGAGCGCGGCTACGCCGGTTTCTCGCTCTGGGAATGGTTCTACCTCCCCGAGATCCGCTCGCCTCGCTACCGCGACTACGCGCGCGCCCTCGCCTCGGTCGGCCTCAACGGCACCGTCCTCACCAACGTCAACGCCAACGCCCAAATCCTCACGCGCCCCTACCTCGAGAAAGTCGCCGCGCTCGCCGGCGAGTTCCGCCCGTGGGGCATCCGCGTCTACCTCACCGCCCGCTTCAGCGCGCCGATCGAGATTGGCGGACTGAAAACCGCCGACCCGCTCGACCCCGCCGTCGCCGCGTGGTGGCGCGACAAGATCGACGAGATCTACAAAATCGTTCCCGACTTCGGCGGCTTCGTCGTCAAAGCCAACTCCGAAGGCCAGCCGGGGCCGCAGGACTACGGCCGCACGCACGCCGACGGCGCCAACCTCCTCGCCGATGCCCTCGCCCCGCACCACGGAATCCTGATTTGGCGCGCGTTCGTCTACTCGGCGACCAACAAGGACGACCGCGTCAAACAAGCCGTCACCGAGTTCGCCCCACTCGACGGCCAATTCCGCGACAACGCCGTCGTGCAGATCAAGAACGGCCCGCTCGACTTTTTCCCACGCGAGCCGTTCTCGCCGCTCTTCGGCCACATGCCCCGCACGCGCCTCGCGGTCGAATTGCAGATCACGCAGGAATACCTCGGCCACTCCGTCCAACTCGCCTACCTCGCGCCGCTTTGGAAGGAGGCGCTCGACGCGGATACCTACGCGAACGGCCCCGGCTCCACCGTCGCCCGCATCGTCGACGGCAGCGTGAAACGCCAGCATCCGACCGTCATCGCCGGCGTGGCTAACACCGGCACCGACCGCAACTGGACCGGCCATCTCCTCGCGCAATCCAACTGGTATGCCTTCGGCCGCCTCGCCTGGGACCACACGCTCACCTCCGAGCAGATCGCCGACGAGTGGACGCGCCTCACCTTCGGCCACGACGCCGACATCGTCGCCACGATCTCGCGCCTGCTCCTCGGCTCGCGCGAAACGATCGTGAACTTCTCCATGCCGCTCGGCCTGCATCACATCATGGCCGAAGGCCACCACTACGGCCCCGGCCCGTGGGTCGCCGACCGCCCGCGCGCCGACTGGACCGCCGTCTACTACCACCGCGCCGACGCCACCGGCCTCGGCGTCGACCGCACCGCCCGCGGCACCAACGCCCTCGGACAATACGCGCCCGCGTGGCAAAAACGCTGGGGCGATCCCGCAACTTGTCCCGACAATCTGCTGCTCTGGTTTCACCGCCTGCCGTGGGATTTCCGCATGAAGTCCGGTCGCCCGCTCTGGGACGAACTCTGCCTCCGCTACCAGCAAGGCGTCGACGAAGTCCGCGCGATGCAACGCGCCTGGGACTCGCTGCGCGGTCGCATCGACGACGAACGCTTCGTCCACGTGCAACAACGCCTCGCCCGCCAGGAAAAGGACGCGCGCGACTGGCGCGACGCCTGCCTGCTCTACTTCCAGCAATTCTCGCAGCGTCCCCTGCCCGCCGGCGTCGAGCCGCCCGCACACCCGCTCGAATTCTACCAGTCGATCACGCTCAAACACGTGCCCGGACACCACTGA
- the xylA gene encoding xylose isomerase produces MKKTPEHFRGIGRIPYEGPRSGTALAFKHYDPTERVDGKTLKEHLRFSIAYWHAFRGVGSDPFGPGTIVRPWESGKDPVSIAKVRMDAAFEFFTKIESPFWCFHDRDIAPEGRSLAESNRHLDKLVAHAQQLQKATGVKLLWGTANLFSNPRYMCGAATNPDAHVFAYAAAQVKKALEITKELGGENYVFWGGREGYETLLNTNLKREQDHLARFMHMAVDYAKAIGFKGQFLIEPKPKEPTKHQYDFDVASGIAFLRTYGLEKHFKFNIETNHATLAGHSFQHEIEVAAAAGMLGSIDANTGDQLLGWDTDQFNTDVRELTLAMVSILKAGGLGTGGFNFDAKLRRPSIDPEDLFLAHIGGMDAYALAFKVARRILADGKFERFVADRYSSFDSDYGRDIEKGKATFQSLEKLVLTKLGEPTPRSGKQEHLENLLMQYLHG; encoded by the coding sequence ATGAAGAAGACCCCTGAACATTTCCGCGGCATCGGCCGCATCCCGTATGAAGGCCCGCGCTCGGGCACTGCGCTTGCGTTCAAGCACTACGACCCCACCGAACGCGTCGATGGCAAAACCCTGAAGGAGCACCTGCGTTTCTCCATCGCCTACTGGCATGCGTTCCGCGGCGTGGGCTCGGATCCGTTCGGTCCCGGCACCATCGTGCGCCCGTGGGAGAGCGGCAAGGATCCCGTCTCCATCGCGAAGGTCCGCATGGACGCGGCGTTCGAGTTCTTCACCAAGATCGAGTCGCCGTTCTGGTGCTTCCACGACCGAGACATCGCGCCCGAGGGCCGCTCACTCGCCGAATCGAACCGCCACCTCGACAAGCTCGTCGCGCACGCCCAGCAGCTCCAGAAAGCCACCGGCGTGAAGCTCCTGTGGGGCACCGCCAATCTCTTCTCGAACCCGCGCTACATGTGCGGCGCCGCGACCAACCCCGACGCCCACGTCTTCGCCTACGCCGCCGCGCAAGTGAAGAAGGCGCTCGAAATCACCAAGGAACTCGGCGGCGAAAACTACGTCTTCTGGGGCGGCCGCGAAGGCTACGAGACCCTCCTCAACACAAACCTGAAGCGCGAACAAGATCACCTCGCGCGCTTCATGCACATGGCCGTGGACTACGCGAAGGCCATCGGCTTCAAGGGCCAGTTCCTCATCGAGCCGAAGCCGAAGGAGCCCACGAAGCACCAATACGACTTCGACGTCGCCAGCGGCATCGCCTTCCTCCGCACCTACGGCCTCGAAAAACACTTCAAATTCAACATCGAGACCAACCACGCCACGCTCGCCGGCCACTCGTTCCAGCACGAGATCGAGGTCGCCGCCGCCGCCGGCATGCTCGGATCCATCGACGCCAACACCGGCGACCAGCTCCTCGGCTGGGACACCGATCAGTTCAACACCGACGTCCGCGAGCTCACGCTTGCGATGGTCTCGATCCTCAAGGCCGGCGGCCTCGGCACCGGCGGCTTCAACTTCGACGCCAAGCTCCGCCGTCCCTCCATCGATCCCGAGGACCTTTTCCTCGCCCACATCGGCGGCATGGACGCCTACGCGCTGGCCTTCAAGGTCGCGCGACGCATCCTCGCCGACGGCAAGTTCGAGCGCTTCGTCGCCGACCGCTACTCGTCCTTCGACAGCGACTACGGTCGCGACATCGAGAAGGGCAAAGCGACCTTCCAGTCGCTCGAGAAACTCGTTCTCACCAAACTCGGCGAGCCCACGCCTCGCTCCGGCAAGCAGGAACATCTCGAGAACCTCCTGATGCAGTATCTGCACGGCTGA
- a CDS encoding LacI family DNA-binding transcriptional regulator, with protein sequence MNDRRTTLADVAKAAGVHVTTVSLALRNHPRLPLETRERLQDLARKMGYTPDPLLRALVAYRGRNMERRSPSTLAYVTNWDSAWGWKKVTAHPNFYEGARAKAEELGYKLEHFWMREPGLTHGRLSGILAARGINGVIIASHQREADDSIHFEWQRFSAVKIDYFPHKPELHNVTNDQCSIIRLAMQRVIAAGYRRIGFVMHRGWNYSVDHLWSAGFLCEQANLPTRDRVPMLLFPDAEPIEDWMNESKTDVVAPLDRFQEWYERHQPEVIIAKASFVQPCLAAMKLRVPRDVALVDVFLDSFDGRVAGVRQNYETVGALAVEILAGQLHHNKFGVPSIPTTTFVEGTWFDGASCPIPARR encoded by the coding sequence ATGAACGATCGCCGCACCACGCTCGCTGACGTCGCGAAAGCCGCGGGGGTGCACGTCACCACCGTTTCGCTCGCGCTCCGCAACCATCCGCGCCTGCCGTTGGAGACGCGCGAGCGCTTGCAGGACCTCGCTCGCAAGATGGGCTACACGCCCGATCCGTTGCTGCGCGCGCTCGTCGCCTATCGCGGCCGCAACATGGAGCGACGCTCGCCGTCGACGCTGGCTTACGTCACGAACTGGGACTCGGCGTGGGGCTGGAAGAAGGTGACGGCGCACCCGAATTTCTACGAGGGCGCGCGCGCCAAGGCCGAGGAACTCGGCTACAAGCTGGAGCATTTCTGGATGCGCGAGCCCGGGCTGACGCACGGTCGGCTCAGCGGCATCCTCGCCGCGCGCGGCATCAACGGCGTGATCATCGCCTCCCACCAGCGCGAGGCGGACGACTCGATCCACTTCGAGTGGCAGCGGTTCAGCGCGGTGAAGATCGACTATTTCCCGCACAAGCCCGAGCTGCACAACGTCACGAACGACCAGTGCAGCATCATCCGCCTCGCCATGCAGCGGGTGATCGCGGCGGGTTACCGGCGCATCGGCTTCGTGATGCACCGCGGATGGAACTACAGCGTCGATCACCTGTGGTCGGCCGGATTCCTCTGCGAGCAGGCGAATTTGCCGACGCGCGATCGCGTGCCGATGTTGCTGTTCCCCGACGCGGAGCCGATCGAGGATTGGATGAACGAGTCCAAGACCGACGTCGTCGCGCCGCTCGATCGTTTCCAGGAATGGTATGAGCGCCATCAGCCCGAGGTGATCATCGCGAAGGCCTCGTTCGTGCAGCCGTGCCTGGCGGCGATGAAGCTCCGCGTGCCCCGCGACGTGGCGCTCGTCGACGTGTTTCTCGACAGCTTCGACGGCAGAGTCGCCGGCGTGCGCCAGAACTACGAGACGGTGGGCGCGCTTGCGGTCGAAATCCTCGCCGGCCAGCTCCACCACAACAAATTCGGCGTGCCTTCGATTCCGACGACGACCTTCGTTGAAGGCACGTGGTTCGACGGCGCATCGTGCCCGATCCCGGCGCGGCGCTGA
- a CDS encoding glycoside hydrolase, with protein MLRLVKLLAGFALVTTCAFATTPAAPPSAPPHVAPNLFAQLLGKSEAELDAKIDAAWRQLFHGNDATERLFYPVGADSAYIADIGSGDVRTEGLSYGMMLAVQLGHREEFDRLWTWAKRHLQHHDGPRRGYFAWHARFDGTPLDPGSASDGEEWFAMALFFAAHRWQPQGPANSPHDYAAEAQALLRGMLQKRPTAEVTPIFDARERQVVFAPTPRASGFTDPSYHLPAFYELWARWSDSAADRRFWSEAAQTSRAFFHRAAHPRTGLMPEYAHFDGRPFTADTFGAGKGDFRFDAWRTLAHVALDHAWWRADPWQRDQSNRVLRFLAPHLPALPNQFALDGTPLSSDASTGLLATAAVAGLAADPDVARPFVQQLWNAPIPSGQWRYYDGLLYFLALLQTGGRFQVIPPPAR; from the coding sequence ATGCTCCGCCTCGTGAAACTTCTCGCCGGCTTCGCGCTCGTCACGACCTGCGCGTTCGCGACGACACCCGCTGCCCCGCCTTCCGCGCCGCCGCACGTCGCACCCAATCTCTTCGCCCAGCTCCTCGGCAAATCGGAAGCCGAACTCGACGCGAAGATCGACGCCGCCTGGCGCCAGCTTTTCCACGGCAACGACGCCACCGAGCGCCTTTTCTATCCCGTCGGCGCCGACTCCGCCTACATCGCCGACATCGGTTCCGGCGACGTGCGCACCGAAGGCCTCTCCTACGGCATGATGCTCGCCGTCCAGCTCGGCCACCGCGAGGAGTTCGACCGCCTTTGGACGTGGGCCAAACGCCACCTCCAACACCACGACGGCCCGCGCCGCGGCTACTTCGCCTGGCACGCGCGCTTCGACGGCACGCCGCTCGATCCCGGCTCCGCCAGCGACGGCGAGGAATGGTTCGCCATGGCGCTCTTCTTCGCCGCCCACCGTTGGCAACCGCAGGGACCGGCCAACTCCCCGCACGACTACGCCGCCGAAGCGCAGGCGCTGCTCCGTGGAATGCTCCAAAAGCGCCCCACCGCCGAGGTCACGCCCATCTTCGACGCGCGCGAGCGCCAGGTCGTCTTCGCCCCCACGCCGCGCGCCAGCGGCTTCACCGATCCGTCGTATCATCTGCCCGCCTTCTACGAACTCTGGGCGCGCTGGTCCGACTCCGCCGCCGATCGCCGCTTCTGGTCCGAAGCCGCGCAAACCAGTCGCGCCTTCTTCCACCGCGCCGCCCACCCGCGCACCGGCCTCATGCCTGAATACGCGCACTTCGACGGCCGCCCTTTCACGGCCGACACCTTCGGCGCGGGCAAAGGCGATTTCCGTTTCGACGCCTGGCGCACGCTCGCGCACGTCGCGCTCGACCACGCGTGGTGGCGCGCCGACCCGTGGCAGCGCGACCAAAGCAACCGCGTCCTCCGCTTCCTCGCCCCGCACTTGCCGGCCTTGCCCAACCAATTCGCCCTCGACGGCACGCCGCTCTCCAGCGACGCCTCCACCGGCCTCCTCGCCACCGCCGCCGTCGCCGGCCTCGCCGCCGACCCCGACGTCGCCCGCCCCTTCGTCCAACAACTCTGGAACGCCCCGATCCCCTCCGGCCAATGGCGCTATTACGACGGCCTGCTCTACTTCCTCGCCCTGTTGCAGACCGGCGGACGCTTCCAAGTCATCCCGCCACCCGCCCGATGA